A stretch of Paenibacillus mucilaginosus 3016 DNA encodes these proteins:
- the opp4C gene encoding oligopeptide ABC transporter permease, with protein MALLFPSAPNKAGLPPAPEPLSVPAASLWRQSLHRLRSNRMAMLGCGFLIFIALFCLLGPLFSPYSSGLVNTGQIKAPPSASHWLGTDQLGRDILTRLMQAGRISITVGLASMTLSVVIGAALGIAAGYYRRGVDQVVMRTADVLMTIPELPLLFIMAAVLSELKVPADYRLYIVMLLLSLVGWPGLARMVRSEVLSLRERPFMLAAEALGLRDRRKLFKHLLPNIMPLLLVAATLRVGGAIIGESTLSYFGLGVVPPTPSWGNMIDAANSLIDFQRRPWLWVPPGLAIFVTVISINLLGDGLRDALDPKRKRR; from the coding sequence ATGGCACTGCTATTCCCTTCCGCCCCAAACAAAGCCGGCCTCCCCCCTGCGCCCGAGCCACTCTCCGTACCGGCTGCCTCCCTGTGGAGACAGTCGCTGCACCGGCTGCGGAGCAACCGTATGGCTATGCTCGGTTGCGGGTTTCTGATCTTCATCGCGCTTTTCTGTCTCCTCGGTCCGCTCTTCTCCCCTTACAGCTCCGGACTCGTCAACACGGGGCAGATCAAGGCACCGCCCAGTGCAAGTCACTGGCTCGGCACCGACCAGCTCGGACGCGATATCCTGACCCGTCTGATGCAGGCCGGCCGCATCTCGATCACCGTAGGGCTCGCTTCCATGACGCTGTCCGTCGTGATCGGTGCTGCGCTCGGGATTGCCGCCGGCTACTACCGCCGGGGTGTGGACCAGGTCGTGATGCGCACAGCCGACGTGCTCATGACCATTCCCGAGCTGCCGCTGCTCTTCATCATGGCCGCCGTGCTCTCAGAGCTGAAGGTGCCCGCCGACTACCGGCTCTACATCGTGATGCTGCTGCTCAGCCTGGTAGGCTGGCCGGGACTGGCCCGCATGGTGCGCAGTGAAGTTCTCAGCCTCCGCGAACGGCCGTTCATGCTGGCTGCGGAAGCGCTGGGCCTGCGAGACCGGCGCAAGCTCTTCAAGCACCTGCTGCCGAATATCATGCCGCTGCTGCTCGTGGCGGCTACACTGCGCGTCGGCGGTGCCATCATCGGCGAATCGACGCTGAGCTATTTCGGCCTCGGCGTCGTTCCGCCGACCCCCTCCTGGGGCAATATGATCGATGCGGCGAATTCGCTCATCGACTTCCAGCGGCGTCCATGGCTGTGGGTCCCGCCGGGATTGGCCATCTTCGTAACGGTCATTTCGATCAATCTGCTGGGCGACGGCCTCCGCGACGCGCTTGACCCCAAACGAAAAAGAAGGTGA
- a CDS encoding ABC transporter permease yields MPSYLLNRLFYIVVTLLGASLLIFALYALTPGDFVDSSPKLTEARKLELKALYGLDKPLVARYFTWLGQAVKGDLGFSLQHQKPVTSLIFHFIGNSFLIAFASLVLTWAAAIAVGLLSAVRQHSWFDALVTLFVFGAMSLPAFFIGLLAIKIFAVDLGWLPPGGMITTGSRSTGLAYALEVADHMFLPVVVLALLSVGSLTRYFRTNLLEVIRQDFVRTARAKGLKERTVLCKHALRSALLPAITLMGFEIPALFGGAIITEKVFNWPGIGSVYMQAFAVRDYPVLMGFTMFIAALTVVSNLIADLLYRLADPRIRLK; encoded by the coding sequence ATGCCATCGTACCTGCTTAACCGGCTGTTCTACATTGTCGTAACGCTGCTCGGGGCCTCACTGCTTATCTTCGCCCTGTATGCCTTGACGCCCGGCGACTTCGTGGATTCGAGCCCGAAGCTGACGGAGGCTCGCAAGCTCGAGCTCAAGGCACTGTACGGGCTTGACAAGCCGCTCGTGGCGCGGTATTTCACCTGGCTCGGGCAGGCAGTGAAGGGGGACCTCGGCTTCTCGCTGCAGCACCAGAAGCCGGTCACATCACTGATTTTTCATTTTATCGGCAACTCGTTCCTGATCGCGTTCGCCTCCCTTGTGCTTACCTGGGCGGCGGCCATCGCGGTCGGTCTTCTCTCTGCGGTCCGGCAGCACTCCTGGTTCGATGCCCTCGTCACGCTGTTCGTCTTCGGAGCGATGTCGCTGCCTGCCTTCTTCATCGGCCTGCTCGCGATCAAGATCTTCGCCGTCGACCTCGGCTGGCTTCCGCCCGGAGGCATGATCACCACGGGAAGCCGCAGCACCGGACTTGCCTACGCGCTGGAGGTGGCCGACCACATGTTCCTCCCCGTCGTCGTGCTCGCGCTGCTCAGCGTCGGCTCGCTGACCCGCTACTTCCGCACGAACCTGCTGGAAGTCATCCGGCAGGATTTTGTACGGACCGCACGGGCCAAGGGCCTTAAGGAGCGCACGGTCCTCTGCAAGCACGCGCTCCGCAGCGCTCTGCTGCCGGCTATCACGCTGATGGGCTTTGAGATTCCCGCCCTCTTCGGGGGCGCCATCATTACGGAGAAAGTCTTCAATTGGCCCGGGATCGGGTCGGTCTATATGCAGGCCTTCGCGGTGAGGGATTATCCCGTCCTCATGGGATTTACGATGTTCATCGCCGCGCTGACCGTCGTCAGCAATCTGATCGCGGATCTGCTGTACCGCCTCGCCGATCCCCGGATCCGGCTCAAATAG
- a CDS encoding ABC transporter substrate-binding protein: MKPQPWKTALAVMTVTALLTGCTAPESGGTDVPAAQQPAGSSAQPEIVKDAVIPASDKSKSPAAATARTDTVVVSLTEPGGVFNPYFYQNGYDGNVTSVMFSPLVNIDENGKPVPDLAEKWEISPDGLVYTYYLRPNLKFSDGSPLTAEDVAFTLTLLHDKAYDGETDLTETHIKGGQAYKEGKADAIEGIQVIDPLTIRITTEKVNARSLLLLGGQPLSKAYYGKNYAPGQLDYLKSLHAKPLATGPYKYDQYIPGQEVRFTANEHYYGGKPKVGHFIYKTTEGDATQFFQTGETDYSSFTANPDNLDLLKQLGYANINIYTSTAYSYIKFNHSKAPFKDKRVRQAFVYGLDRAKTVQAAYQGYAQIANVPVSPVSWAYTEEGINPYPYDPEKAKKLLDEAGWKPGADGVREKDGQKLIVRYFTTKGAVSDILIPIAKENYKALGIQLESELMDYNALLARTTKGDHDLASFSTTLLPDPSDGVNQFSSKAGGSFTGTNGYSNPKVDELIEKGTATLDLAARKAAYAELYKEIAEDPPFIFLAYRKILSAHNARVEGFRPNGYTGLSSSLPNLEIK; the protein is encoded by the coding sequence GTGAAACCCCAGCCATGGAAAACCGCACTGGCCGTCATGACGGTGACCGCCCTATTGACCGGCTGCACCGCCCCGGAATCCGGCGGCACCGATGTCCCGGCCGCACAGCAGCCCGCAGGGAGCAGCGCCCAGCCGGAGATCGTCAAAGATGCCGTTATTCCGGCGTCCGACAAATCCAAATCCCCCGCCGCCGCGACGGCACGGACCGACACCGTCGTCGTTTCGCTGACGGAGCCCGGCGGCGTGTTCAACCCGTATTTTTACCAGAACGGCTACGACGGTAATGTCACCTCGGTGATGTTTTCACCGTTGGTTAATATCGACGAGAACGGCAAGCCGGTTCCCGATCTCGCCGAGAAGTGGGAGATCAGTCCCGACGGTCTTGTCTATACATACTATCTCCGCCCCAATCTCAAATTCAGTGACGGTTCTCCGCTGACCGCCGAAGACGTCGCTTTCACCCTGACCCTCCTGCATGACAAGGCCTACGACGGCGAGACCGATCTGACCGAAACCCATATCAAAGGAGGTCAAGCCTACAAGGAAGGCAAGGCGGATGCGATCGAGGGCATTCAGGTTATCGATCCCCTCACGATCCGCATCACGACAGAGAAGGTCAACGCCCGCTCACTGCTGCTCCTTGGCGGACAGCCGCTCTCGAAGGCTTATTACGGCAAGAACTACGCCCCGGGGCAGCTCGATTACCTCAAATCGCTGCACGCCAAGCCCCTGGCGACCGGCCCGTACAAATACGACCAATACATCCCCGGCCAGGAAGTGCGGTTTACCGCCAATGAACACTACTACGGGGGCAAGCCGAAGGTCGGGCATTTTATCTACAAGACGACCGAAGGGGACGCGACACAGTTCTTCCAGACCGGCGAGACGGATTACAGCTCTTTCACCGCGAATCCGGACAATCTGGATCTCCTGAAGCAGCTCGGCTATGCGAATATCAATATCTATACCTCCACGGCTTACAGCTATATCAAATTCAATCACAGCAAAGCCCCGTTCAAGGACAAACGGGTGCGCCAGGCGTTCGTCTACGGTCTTGACCGCGCGAAGACCGTCCAGGCCGCCTATCAGGGGTATGCCCAGATCGCGAACGTACCGGTATCACCGGTCTCCTGGGCCTACACGGAGGAAGGCATCAATCCTTATCCGTATGATCCCGAGAAGGCGAAGAAGCTTCTCGATGAGGCCGGCTGGAAGCCGGGAGCCGACGGGGTCCGCGAGAAGGACGGCCAGAAGCTCATTGTCCGCTACTTCACAACGAAGGGGGCGGTGAGCGATATTCTGATTCCGATCGCCAAAGAGAATTACAAGGCGCTCGGCATCCAGCTCGAATCCGAGCTGATGGACTACAATGCGCTGCTCGCCCGCACCACCAAGGGAGACCATGACCTCGCTTCCTTCTCAACGACGCTGCTTCCCGATCCTTCCGACGGAGTGAACCAGTTCTCCTCGAAGGCGGGCGGCAGCTTCACAGGCACGAACGGCTATTCCAATCCGAAGGTTGACGAGTTGATCGAGAAAGGGACCGCCACGCTCGACCTTGCGGCCCGCAAAGCGGCTTACGCCGAGCTGTACAAGGAGATCGCCGAGGATCCGCCGTTCATCTTCCTCGCCTACCGCAAGATCCTCTCGGCCCATAATGCCCGGGTGGAAGGCTTCCGGCCGAACGGCTATACCGGCCTGTCCTCCTCTCTCCCGAATCTGGAGATCAAGTAG
- a CDS encoding TRM11 family SAM-dependent methyltransferase encodes MNVKEESRPGGASPEAAACLYTYACHEDELELCGLELRELFGCPAEGGWLRSPRVLDPGRSPFLKQRLDVRFEADSLPALLERLPELELGGGTFKVVYAEAGLGADYGGQRALERQAGARIRGRADMRTPQHVLGLACADGRWLLGPLHRAEAHWLRHAQKPQNYSTALSTRVARAVVNIAVPEGAGRRLIDPCCGMGTVLVEALSMGIDSEGCDINPLAVRGARANLRHFGFAESAVRLADMTGVAGRYDAAVLDLPYNLCSKLSAEEQAGLLSGARRLAERAVIVATEEIGAEIAAAGFRIAGHAVLRKGSFSRQVYLGL; translated from the coding sequence ATGAATGTCAAAGAAGAATCCAGGCCGGGCGGGGCTTCACCGGAAGCCGCGGCCTGTCTCTATACGTATGCCTGCCACGAGGACGAGCTCGAGCTGTGCGGGCTGGAGCTCCGCGAGCTGTTCGGCTGCCCGGCCGAGGGCGGCTGGCTGCGTTCGCCCCGCGTGCTGGACCCGGGGCGCAGCCCGTTCCTGAAGCAGCGGCTTGACGTGCGCTTCGAGGCAGACAGCCTGCCGGCGCTGCTCGAACGGCTGCCGGAGCTGGAGCTCGGCGGCGGCACGTTCAAGGTCGTCTACGCCGAAGCGGGGCTCGGCGCCGACTACGGCGGGCAGCGCGCGCTGGAGCGCCAGGCCGGCGCCCGCATCCGCGGCCGGGCGGACATGCGCACGCCGCAGCACGTGCTCGGCCTCGCCTGCGCGGACGGCCGCTGGCTGCTCGGGCCCCTGCACCGCGCCGAGGCTCACTGGCTGCGGCATGCGCAGAAGCCGCAGAACTACTCCACCGCCCTCAGCACCCGCGTCGCCCGGGCGGTGGTGAACATCGCCGTGCCGGAAGGGGCCGGACGGCGGCTGATCGACCCGTGCTGCGGCATGGGCACGGTGCTGGTCGAAGCGCTGTCGATGGGCATCGACAGCGAGGGCTGCGACATCAACCCGCTGGCCGTGCGCGGAGCGCGGGCGAACCTGCGCCACTTCGGCTTCGCGGAATCGGCGGTCCGGCTTGCCGACATGACGGGCGTGGCGGGGAGGTACGACGCGGCCGTCCTCGACCTGCCGTACAACCTATGCTCGAAGCTCTCGGCCGAGGAGCAGGCGGGGCTGCTGTCGGGGGCCCGGCGGCTGGCGGAGCGGGCCGTCATTGTCGCGACGGAGGAGATCGGGGCGGAGATTGCCGCCGCAGGCTTCCGCATCGCGGGGCACGCCGTGCTCCGGAAGGGCTCGTTCAGCAGGCAGGTGTACCTCGGTCTCTAA
- a CDS encoding DUF2243 domain-containing protein — protein sequence MNGFWHDLRHHPTLLGAFLLGIGTIGMLDGIIFHQLLQWHSVNMHTDRQHQIISDGLFHLAVTVVMVWGAVVLWNSGRADEPGARKLFLSGLFTGAGLFNFVEGIINHHVLQLHHVHPGDYQTAYDLAYDASGLLLLLVGLVLYRGSQSRAR from the coding sequence ATGAACGGATTCTGGCATGATCTCCGGCATCACCCGACCCTGCTCGGCGCGTTCCTGCTGGGGATCGGAACGATCGGCATGCTCGACGGGATCATCTTCCACCAGCTGCTGCAGTGGCACAGCGTCAATATGCATACGGACCGGCAGCATCAGATTATAAGCGACGGCCTCTTCCATCTCGCGGTGACGGTGGTCATGGTCTGGGGCGCGGTGGTTCTGTGGAACAGCGGCCGGGCAGACGAACCCGGCGCGAGGAAGCTTTTCCTCTCGGGCCTGTTCACCGGCGCCGGACTGTTCAACTTCGTGGAAGGCATCATCAACCATCATGTGCTGCAGCTTCATCATGTGCATCCGGGGGATTACCAGACCGCTTATGACCTGGCTTATGACGCCTCGGGGCTGCTTCTGCTGCTTGTCGGCCTGGTGCTCTACCGGGGCTCGCAGAGCCGAGCCAGATAA
- a CDS encoding LytS/YhcK type 5TM receptor domain-containing protein, with translation MILQVLIEDLVLVIGLLLITMFLFPRSSFRMTVRQRISVGLLQGLFGILFIHFGYPVTEHIVLDYRQLTLMTAAHFGGFTGALTAGLLIGGFRFWEAGGDPGAMQAALYTFLAAAGAGGSPITYAPACAGGYR, from the coding sequence TTGATTCTTCAAGTGCTGATCGAAGATCTGGTGCTGGTCATCGGCCTGTTACTTATCACCATGTTTCTGTTCCCGCGTTCTTCCTTTCGCATGACCGTGCGGCAGCGCATCTCCGTTGGTCTGCTTCAAGGGCTGTTCGGGATTCTCTTTATTCATTTCGGCTATCCGGTGACGGAGCATATCGTGCTCGATTACCGGCAGCTGACCCTCATGACGGCCGCCCACTTCGGCGGCTTCACCGGAGCGCTGACGGCCGGTCTGCTGATCGGGGGGTTCCGCTTCTGGGAAGCGGGAGGCGATCCCGGGGCCATGCAGGCTGCCCTCTATACGTTCCTTGCCGCAGCGGGGGCCGGGGGATCGCCCATTACATACGCACCTGCCTGCGCAGGTGGGTATCGATGA